A window of the Cloacibacillus sp. An23 genome harbors these coding sequences:
- a CDS encoding DegT/DnrJ/EryC1/StrS family aminotransferase — MTNIPSFDLTRNYARVKEEINVAVLRVLETQHFILGPEVEALERELAAYLEVKNTVGCASGTDSLVLAMMALDLKPGDEVITTPFTFFATVSCITRCGATPVFADVDPATYNIKSEDILAKITPRTKAVLPVHLFGQMCPLEEIKDELASRNIALVEDCAQAIGAHRMIDGRVARSGSVGRMGCFSFFPTKNLGCYGDGGMVSIADDEELAQRIRRLRVHGAGTTYFHDEVGINSRLDALQAAILRVRLRHLEGWNEERRIVAGRYMLLFGEKGLLDFIKPPVELAGGRHVYHQYVVRAKRRDELQKYLAERGVTTRVYYPLPLHLQHCFAYLGYKKGDFPTAEALADDVLALPMFPELLPEEQERIVSEIAGFYAKNA, encoded by the coding sequence ATGACGAATATACCTTCGTTCGACCTTACGAGAAACTACGCGCGCGTGAAAGAGGAGATCAACGTCGCGGTGCTTCGCGTGCTCGAGACTCAGCATTTCATTCTCGGCCCAGAGGTCGAGGCGCTCGAGCGCGAGCTTGCCGCCTATCTTGAGGTGAAGAACACAGTCGGCTGCGCCTCCGGTACGGATTCGCTCGTACTGGCGATGATGGCGCTAGACCTTAAGCCGGGCGACGAGGTCATAACGACCCCGTTTACCTTCTTCGCGACTGTGAGCTGCATCACGCGCTGCGGCGCGACGCCGGTTTTTGCCGACGTGGATCCGGCTACCTACAACATAAAGTCCGAGGATATTCTCGCGAAGATAACTCCGCGCACGAAGGCGGTGCTGCCGGTCCACCTCTTCGGGCAGATGTGCCCGCTTGAGGAGATAAAGGACGAGCTGGCTTCGCGCAATATCGCTCTCGTAGAGGACTGCGCGCAGGCTATAGGCGCGCACCGCATGATAGACGGACGCGTCGCGCGCAGCGGTTCGGTCGGCAGGATGGGCTGCTTCTCCTTCTTCCCGACGAAGAATCTCGGCTGCTACGGTGACGGCGGCATGGTATCGATAGCCGACGACGAGGAGCTGGCTCAGAGGATACGCCGCCTGCGCGTCCACGGCGCGGGGACTACCTATTTCCACGACGAGGTAGGCATCAACAGCCGTCTCGACGCGCTGCAGGCCGCGATACTTCGCGTACGCCTGCGTCATCTCGAGGGGTGGAACGAGGAGCGCCGCATCGTCGCGGGCCGCTATATGCTGCTGTTCGGCGAGAAGGGGCTGCTCGACTTCATCAAGCCGCCGGTCGAGCTCGCGGGCGGACGCCACGTCTATCATCAGTACGTCGTGCGCGCCAAGCGGCGCGACGAGCTTCAGAAGTATCTGGCTGAGCGCGGCGTTACTACGCGCGTCTACTATCCGCTGCCGCTCCATCTCCAGCACTGCTTCGCATATCTCGGCTACAAGAAGGGTGATTTCCCGACCGCAGAGGCGCTTGCGGACGACGTGCTCGCGCTTCCGATGTTCCCTGAGCTTCTGCCCGAGGAGCAGGAGCGTATAGTGAGCGAAATTGCCGGTTTTTACGCAAAGAATGCGTAG
- a CDS encoding GntR family transcriptional regulator — translation MQHRMYNTSSDSVYMDLRGKILNRELKPAQRLLEVKIANEMGVSRTPVREALRRLANEGLVKIVPNSGARVASPTAHEMENAYAVREYLENMSVELACRAGLDKRMLEKLDGLVREGDAAFESGDREAALAANSAFHRVISEAGKNYVLSEYVDNIIQRTNVYIYFYSKFVEFDNDSSGEHRAILRAIAQRDRIGAQELMKEHLRRIRTKFAEAAAKAKE, via the coding sequence ATGCAGCATCGGATGTACAACACCTCGTCGGATTCCGTATATATGGATCTTCGCGGTAAAATTTTGAATCGCGAACTGAAGCCTGCTCAGAGGCTTCTTGAGGTGAAGATTGCGAACGAGATGGGAGTCAGCCGCACGCCTGTGCGCGAGGCGCTCCGCAGGCTCGCGAACGAGGGGCTCGTTAAGATTGTGCCGAACAGCGGCGCGCGCGTGGCTTCGCCTACTGCGCACGAGATGGAAAACGCCTATGCGGTCCGCGAGTATCTTGAGAATATGAGCGTCGAGCTCGCGTGCCGAGCCGGGCTGGACAAGAGGATGCTCGAGAAGCTCGACGGCCTCGTGCGCGAGGGCGACGCGGCTTTCGAGAGCGGAGACCGCGAGGCGGCGCTCGCGGCTAATTCGGCTTTTCACCGCGTAATCTCGGAGGCGGGAAAGAACTACGTCCTCAGCGAGTATGTGGACAATATAATACAGCGCACCAACGTCTATATTTATTTTTACAGCAAGTTCGTAGAGTTTGACAACGATTCCTCCGGCGAGCACCGCGCGATTCTCCGCGCGATCGCCCAGAGGGACAGGATCGGCGCTCAGGAGCTTATGAAGGAGCATCTGCGCCGCATACGCACGAAGTTCGCCGAGGCCGCCGCCAAGGCGAAGGAGTAG